A single window of Coffea eugenioides isolate CCC68of chromosome 7, Ceug_1.0, whole genome shotgun sequence DNA harbors:
- the LOC113777942 gene encoding uncharacterized protein LOC113777942 — protein MSLASRNLLTSPNSRINTTINTSKTHLRNPRLPLLSYPKPFLNPSRFHAQKPHFLKFATFIPPIQNHTWSIQVKSLDLDGTVGEESRSENPANWDVNFDAFLSILEFFCLVSSIAISGILAVNSGFLGGQRMVFQWLGEKGMVWQCVVLVAGVLVGAVIRRRQWRRICQAKYFSRPVNLVERIEKLEEDFKSSATVIRALSRQLEKLGIRFRVFRKALKEPIAETAALAQKNSEATRALAIQEDILEKELGEIQKVLLAMQEQQQKQLELILAIAKSGKLWDTKREENHGNNTPAASNSVVDGVQQLGKNQIQAVAGQKESDNDNM, from the exons ATGTCACTGGCATCAAGAAACCTATTGACTAGCCCAAATTCCCGAATCAACACTACAATCAACACCTCCAAAACCCATCTCAGAAACCCGAGACTTCCCCTTTTATCGTATCCAAAACCCTTCTTAAACCCCTCAAGATTCCATGCTCAAAAACCCCATTTCCTGAAGTTTGCTACATTTATACCACCAATCCAGAACCATACCTGGTCCATCCAGGTTAAGTCCTTGGACTTAGATGGAACTGTAGGGGAAGAAAGCCGAAGTGAGAATCCTGCCAACTGGGATGTCAATTTTGATgcatttctttcaattttggaGTTTTTCTGCTTGGTTTCGTCCATCGCGATTTCGGGCATTTTAGCCGTGAATTCTGGATTTTTGGGCGGTCAAAGGATGGTTTTTCAGTGGTTGGGAGAGAAGGGGATGGTGTGGCAATGTGTGGTTTTGGTTGCTGGAGTTTTAGTTGGGGCGGTTATTCGGAGGAGGCAATGGAGGAGGATTTGTCAAGCGAAGTATTTTTCGAGGCCGGTGAATTTAGTGGAGAGAATTGAGAAATTAGAGGAGGACTTCAAGAGCTCGGCTACAGTTATCCGGGCTTTGTCTAGGCAGCTTGAGAAGCTTGGAATCCGATTTCGGGTTTTTAGGAAGGCCTTGAAAGAGCCCATTGCTGAG ACTGCTGCATTGGCCCAAAAGAACTCTGAGGCAACTAGAGCGTTGGCCATTCAAGAGGACATTCTGGAGAAGGAGCTTGGTGAAATTCAAAAGGTTCTGCTGGCAATGCAG GAGCAGCAACAAAAACAACTGGAACTCATCCTTGCAATTGCAAAAAGTGGAAAATTATGGGATACCAAGCGGGAAGAGAATCATGGAAATAATACACCTGCTGCATCTAATTCAGTTGTTGACGGTGTCCAACAGTTGGGGAAAAACCAAATCCAAGCCGTGGCTGGTCAGAAAGAGAGCGACAATGATAATATGTAG
- the LOC113777834 gene encoding phospho-2-dehydro-3-deoxyheptonate aldolase 2, chloroplastic-like: MALSNTSALASKSLLPSYNQPHQPSLAFLLPSSTANSLPQPKIRHPISAVHASEPAKTPVTSTAATKAAPSVAARPGKWSVDSWKTKKALQLPEYPNQEELKSVLEIIEAYPPLVFAGEARNLEEKLAEAALGNAFLLQGGDCAESFKEFNANNTRDTFRILLQMSVVLMFGGQMPVIKVGRMAGQFAKPRSDPFEEKDGVKLPSYKGDNINGDAFDEKSRLPDPQRLIRAYCQSAATLNLLRAFATGGYAAMQRVTEWNLDFVEHSEQGDRYQELAHRVDEALGFMATAGLTIDHPIMSSTEFWTSHECLLLPYEQALTREDSTSGLFYDCSAHMLWVGERTRQLDGAHVEFLRGVANPLGIKVSQKMDPKELVNIIEILNPMNKPGRITVIVRMGAENMRVKLAHLIRAVRGAGQIVTWVCDPMHGNTIKAPCGLKTRAFDAILAEVRAFFDVHEQEGSHPGGVHLEMTGQNVTECIGGSRTVTYDDLSSRYHTHCDPRLNASQSLELAFIIAERLRKRRIGTQRLLSLSM; encoded by the exons ATGGCTTTATCAAACACCTCAGCTTTAGCTTCAAAATCACTTCTTCCCTCCTACAACCAACCCCATCAGCCCAGTTTAGCTTTCCTCCTCCCAAGCTCCACCGCCAACAGCCTCCCGCAACCCAAAATCCGCCACCCCATTTCTGCCGTTCACGCGTCGGAGCCAGCTAAGACCCCTGTTACATCCACTGCTGCTACCAAGGCTGCGCCATCTGTGGCGGCTAGACCAGGGAAATGGAGTGTGGATAGCTGGAAAACCAAGAAGGCTTTGCAGCTGCCTGAGTACCCAAATCAAGAAGAGTTGAAATCGGTTCTTGAAATTATTGAGGCTTATCCTCCATTGGTCTTTGCTGGTGAAGCTAGGAATTTGGAGGAGAAGCTTGCTGAGGCTGCGTTGGGGAATGCTTTCTTGTTGCAAGGTGGGGATTGTGCTGAGAGCTTCAAGGAGTTTAATGCTAATAATACACGGGATACTTTCAGAATTCTTCTTCAGATGAGTGTTGTTCTCATGTTTGGTGGTCAAATGCCTGTGATTAAG GTTGGAAGAATGGCGGGACAGTTTGCAAAACCAAGGTCAGACCCTTTTGAAGAGAAGGATGGTGTAAAGCTGCCTAGTTATAAGGGAGACAATATCAACGGTGATGCTTTTGATGAGAAATCGAGACTTCCAGATCCTCAGAGATTGATAAGGGCCTACTGCCAATCTGCTGCAACTCTCAATCTTCTAAGGGCCTTTGCTACTGGTGGTTATGCTGCAATGCAGAGGGTCACGGAGTGGAATCTTGATTTTGTGGAGCACAGTGAACAGGGAGATAG GTATCAAGAACTGGCTCACAGGGTTGATGAAGCCTTAGGGTTCATGGCTACTGCCGGACTTACTATTGACCACCCTATCATGTCATCAACTGAATTTTGGACATCCCACGAATGCTTACTATTACCTTATGAGCAAGCACTTACCAGGGAGGATTCAACTTCTGGACTTTTCTATGATTGCTCTGCTCACATGCTCTGGGTTGGAGAGCGCACAAGGCAACTGGATGGTGCCCACGTAGAATTTTTAAGAGGAGTTGCTAATCCTCTTGGCATTAAG GTGAGCCAGAAGATGGATCCAAAGGAGCTAGTTAACATCATTGAGATTCTAAATCCAATGAACAAGCCGGGAAGAATTACTGTAATTGTTAGGATGGGTGCAGAGAATATGAGGGTTAAACTTGCCCATTTGATCAGGGCTGTTCGTGGAGCCGGGCAGATTGTCACTTGGGTCTGTGATCCTATGCATGGGAACACAATCAAGGCACCCTGCGGACTAAAAACTCGTGCTTTTGATGCAATATTG GCTGAGGTTCGAGCATTCTTTGACGTGCACGAGCAAGAAGGGAGCCACCCAGGGGGAGTTCACCTGGAAATGACAGGGCAGAATGTGACAGAGTGTATTGGGGGGTCAAGGACGGTAACATATGATGACCTGAGCTCTCGCTACCACACACATTGTGACCCACGGCTTAATGCTTCTCAGTCTCTGGAACTCGCATTCATTATAGCTGAACGGTTAAGAAAAAGAAGGATTGGAACTCAGCGTCTGCTCTCCTTGAGCATGTAA
- the LOC113778394 gene encoding uncharacterized protein LOC113778394 isoform X1, with translation MGIVYDNWERLVDATLRREELRMSALRTPTDPSSASPWPSPSPSPSPFHFSVLPVLSGNNGYSAAAASRSEELYLRGDLGFPQFKDFLFFTAQACNEKLHDDRYVAWEQRLGKFTRSSASQKTCTRRLHSQKMQGFQVRLRQVISQLRWIWLPCGDRRR, from the exons ATGGGTATAGTTTACGACAACTGGGAAAGGTTGGTGGATGCCACGCTGCGCCGAGAGGAGCTCCGGATGAGTGCTCTAAGAACTCCCACCGATCCTTCTTCAGCATCGCCATGGCCGTCGCCATCGCCATCGCCGTCACCATTCCATTTTAGCGTTTTGCCGG TTTTATCAGGGAACAATGGATACTCAGCAGCAGCAGCTAGTAGGAGTGAGGAGTTATACCTGAGGGGAGATCTCGGCTTTCCACAATTTAAGGATTTTCTCTTTTTCACAGCTCAAGCTTGCAATGAGAAACTTCACGATGATCGATATGTTGCTTGGGAGCAGCGACTTGGGAAGTTTACACGAAGTTCGGCTTCGCAAAAAACCTGCACCAGAAGACTGCATTCTCAAAAGATGCAGGGATTTCAGGTGAGACTGAGACAGGTAATCTCTCAGCTGCGTTGGATTTGGTTACCCTGTGGCGACCGCCGCAGATGA
- the LOC113778394 gene encoding uncharacterized protein LOC113778394 isoform X2 translates to MGIVYDNWERLVDATLRREELRMSALRTPTDPSSASPWPSPSPSPSPFHFSVLPGNNGYSAAAASRSEELYLRGDLGFPQFKDFLFFTAQACNEKLHDDRYVAWEQRLGKFTRSSASQKTCTRRLHSQKMQGFQVRLRQVISQLRWIWLPCGDRRR, encoded by the exons ATGGGTATAGTTTACGACAACTGGGAAAGGTTGGTGGATGCCACGCTGCGCCGAGAGGAGCTCCGGATGAGTGCTCTAAGAACTCCCACCGATCCTTCTTCAGCATCGCCATGGCCGTCGCCATCGCCATCGCCGTCACCATTCCATTTTAGCGTTTTGCCGG GGAACAATGGATACTCAGCAGCAGCAGCTAGTAGGAGTGAGGAGTTATACCTGAGGGGAGATCTCGGCTTTCCACAATTTAAGGATTTTCTCTTTTTCACAGCTCAAGCTTGCAATGAGAAACTTCACGATGATCGATATGTTGCTTGGGAGCAGCGACTTGGGAAGTTTACACGAAGTTCGGCTTCGCAAAAAACCTGCACCAGAAGACTGCATTCTCAAAAGATGCAGGGATTTCAGGTGAGACTGAGACAGGTAATCTCTCAGCTGCGTTGGATTTGGTTACCCTGTGGCGACCGCCGCAGATGA
- the LOC113776777 gene encoding phospho-2-dehydro-3-deoxyheptonate aldolase 1, chloroplastic-like: METHWIGVLVAVLETLESFPTLVLASEIRALEERLANAAMGNAFLLQGGDCAESFKEFRADNIFDAFNILAQMSIVLMFGGQKPVIKVGRMAGQFAKPRSTTYEEKDELRLPIYKGDSINGYDFNRKSRTPE; encoded by the exons ATGGAAACTCACTGGATTGGAGTGTTGGTGGCTG TGCTTGAGACACTGGAATCGTTCCCAACCTTAGTCTTGGCTAGTGAGATAAGGGCTTTAGAAGAAAGGCTTGCTAATGCAGCCATGGGCAATGCCTTTCTTTTACAAGGAGGGGATTGTGCTGAGAGCTTTAAGGAGTTCAGAGCTGATAACATTTTTGATGCTTTCAATATTCTTGCTCAGATGAGTATTGTCCTCATGTTTGGAGGGCAAAAGCCAGTTATTAAG GTTGGAAGAATGGCTGGTCAGTTTGCTAAGCCAAGATCAACAACATATGAGGAGAAAGATGAACTGCGGCTACCGATTTACAAAGGGGATAGTATTAATGGTTATGACTTCAATAGAAAATCAAGAACTCCAGAGTGA